Proteins encoded within one genomic window of Diceros bicornis minor isolate mBicDic1 chromosome X, mDicBic1.mat.cur, whole genome shotgun sequence:
- the LOC131400468 gene encoding melanoma-associated antigen B2-like, giving the protein MPRGQKSKLRAREKRRQARGETQGPSSAQATAAEVGESPTSPVSGGTPPSSPAAGCPQKPQGAPATRSRAAGVSRPRSHVGAKSQVEESENSSQASTSTQSPHDDLLTRKVGLLMEFLLEKYKMKEPIKRAEMLKLVHKRYREHFPEILRRASERIELVFGLDLKEVKPNGLCYTLISKLDLREDGSLSDDWEFPKSGLLMPLLGVIFLNGNCASEEEIWEFLNILGVYDGRRHLIFGEPRKLITEDLVQQKYLEYRQVPNSDPPRYEFLWGSRAHIETSKMKVLEFLAKVYGTTPSAFPFHYAEALRDEEERARARAAASAASAATTAKGSARSKARASARSRATASTRSRAMASSSSLP; this is encoded by the coding sequence ATGCCTCGAGGTCAGAAGAGTAAGCTCCGTGCCCGTGAGAAACGCCGTCAGGCCCGGGGTGAGACCCAGGGTCCTAGCAGTgctcaggccactgcagcagaggtTGGAGAGTCCCCCACCTCCCCTGTGTCTGGTGGTACTCCCCCGAGCTCCCCTGCTGCTGGCTGTCCCCAGaagcctcagggagccccagccaCTAGGTCTCGTGCTGCAGGTGTTTCACGCCCAAGATCTCATGTGGGTGCCAAGAGCCAAGTTGAGGAAAGTGAAAAttcctcccaggcctcaacctcCACTCAGAGCCCTCACGATGATCTTTTAACCAGGAAGGTGGGGCTGTTGATGGAATTCCTGCTGGAGAAGTATAAAATGAAGGAGCCCATTAAGAGGGCAGAAATGCTGAAGCTTGTCCACAAGAGGTACAGGGAACACTTCCCTGAGATCCTCAGGAGAGCTTCTGAGCGCATAGAGCTGGTCTTTGGCCTTGACTTGAAGGAAGTCAAGCCCAATGGCCTCTGCTATACCCTCATCAGCAAGCTCGACCTCCGCGAAGATGGAAGTCTGAGTGACGACTGGGAATTTCCTAAGAGTGGGCTTCTGATGCCTCTCCTGGGTGTGATCTTCTTGAATGGCAACTGCGCCTCTGAGGAGGAGATCTGGGAATTCCTGAATATTTTGGGCGTGTATGATGGGAGGAGGCATTTGATCTTTGGAGAGCCTAGGAAGCTCATCACAGAAGATTTGGTGCAGCAGAAGTACCTGGAGTATCGTCAAGTGCCCAACAGTGATCCCCCACGCTATGAATTCCTGTGGGGTTCAAGAGCCCACATTGAAACCAGCAAGATGAAAGTTCTAGAGTTTTTGGCCAAAGTCTATGGTACCACCCCCAGTGCCTTCCCATTCCATTATGCAGAGGCTTTGAGagatgaggaagagagagcccGAGCCAGAGCTGCAGCCAGTGCTGCCAGTGCTGCCACTACTGCCAAGGGCAGTGCACGTTCTAAGGCCAGGGCCAGTGCACGTTCCAGGGCCACGGCCAGTACACGTTCCAGGGCCATGGCCAGCAGTTCCTCTCTCCCCTAG